In Nitrosospira briensis C-128, a genomic segment contains:
- the ampD gene encoding 1,6-anhydro-N-acetylmuramyl-L-alanine amidase AmpD, with amino-acid sequence MRIDAAGYLDGARFILSPNCDERPAGCAISLLVIHNISLPPEEFGGDGVIELFTNRIDPEAHPYYHALRGLKVSAHFLIRREGETIQFVSCEKRAWHAGESCWQGTSRCNDFSIGVELEGSDTTPFTDLQYEALAALTRTLQSRYPITGIAGHSDIAPGRKTDPGSCFDWERYRAALPGADNRSSG; translated from the coding sequence ATGCGAATCGATGCGGCAGGCTATCTGGACGGGGCACGTTTCATTCTTTCCCCTAATTGCGACGAACGTCCCGCCGGATGCGCGATAAGCCTGCTGGTGATCCATAACATCAGCCTGCCGCCGGAAGAATTTGGCGGGGATGGCGTGATTGAATTATTCACCAACAGGATCGACCCCGAAGCGCATCCTTATTATCATGCCCTTCGCGGCCTTAAGGTTTCCGCGCATTTTCTCATCCGGCGTGAGGGCGAGACCATCCAGTTTGTTTCCTGCGAAAAACGGGCCTGGCATGCGGGTGAATCCTGCTGGCAGGGCACGAGTCGCTGTAACGATTTTTCCATCGGTGTAGAGCTTGAGGGCAGCGATACGACGCCTTTTACCGATCTCCAATACGAGGCTCTGGCAGCACTCACCCGAACGCTTCAAAGCAGATATCCCATTACCGGTATTGCCGGGCATTCGGATATCGCGCCCGGCCGAAAGACGGATCCGGGCTCCTGCTTCGACTGGGAGCGTTACCGCGCCGCGCTGCCTGGCGCGGACAACAGGTCATCGGGATGA
- a CDS encoding ABC-F family ATPase has product MITTANITIQFGAKPLFENVSVKFGDGNRYGLIGANGSGKSTFMKILGGDLEPTSGNVSVDSGERVGKLRQDQFAFENCLVIDTVMMGHDELWRVKQERDAIYANPDATEAEYMHAADLEARFAELDGYSAEARAGELLMGVGIPLSQHTGPMNAIAPGFKLRILLAQALFADPDILLLDEPTNNLDINTIRWLEDVINASKSTIVIISHDRHFLNSVCTHMADLDYGEIRIYPGNYDDYMTASTQVRERMLTDNAKKKTQIAELQSFVSRFSANASKARQATSRARQIEKIKLEDVKPSSRQYPYIRIDVDEREKLHRLAVSVQSIDKRFPGMEKPILHKFSLNVEAGEKIAIIGPNGIGKTTLLRCLAGDLAPDAGEVKWTEKARPGYFGQDHAADFETDMSLTDWMTQWRRQSDDDQAVRSVLGRLLFSGDEVRKSVTVISGGEEGRMLFGKLMLQKNNVLLMDEPTNHLDMESIESLNAALEKYTGTLIFVSHDREFVSSLATHIIEMKPDGINDFKGSYEDYLRGSQVAVPDNAGSRSGNPASKEKIRASSR; this is encoded by the coding sequence TTGATCACCACAGCCAATATTACCATTCAATTCGGGGCCAAGCCCCTGTTCGAGAATGTCTCGGTCAAATTCGGCGACGGAAACCGCTACGGCCTGATCGGCGCCAACGGCAGCGGCAAATCCACTTTCATGAAAATCCTCGGGGGCGACCTCGAGCCGACTTCCGGCAATGTCAGCGTTGACTCCGGCGAACGTGTAGGCAAATTGCGCCAGGATCAGTTCGCTTTCGAGAACTGCCTGGTAATCGACACGGTAATGATGGGGCACGATGAATTATGGCGCGTAAAGCAGGAGCGCGACGCGATCTATGCCAATCCGGACGCCACCGAAGCGGAGTACATGCATGCGGCGGATCTTGAAGCGCGATTTGCCGAGCTGGACGGGTATTCGGCCGAAGCGCGTGCCGGAGAATTATTGATGGGAGTGGGTATCCCGTTGTCCCAGCACACGGGTCCGATGAACGCGATAGCCCCCGGATTCAAATTACGCATATTGCTGGCACAGGCATTGTTTGCCGATCCCGACATCCTGCTGCTGGACGAGCCGACCAACAACCTCGATATCAACACTATCCGCTGGCTTGAAGATGTCATCAACGCCAGCAAGAGTACCATCGTCATCATCTCTCATGACCGCCATTTTCTCAACAGCGTCTGCACTCACATGGCCGATCTGGATTACGGGGAGATCCGCATCTACCCCGGAAACTACGACGACTATATGACCGCGTCCACCCAGGTGCGGGAGCGCATGCTGACCGACAACGCAAAGAAGAAAACCCAGATTGCCGAATTGCAGTCATTCGTCAGCCGCTTTTCCGCCAACGCCTCCAAGGCACGGCAGGCCACCAGCCGTGCGCGCCAGATCGAGAAGATAAAACTGGAAGATGTAAAACCTTCCAGTCGGCAGTACCCCTACATCCGCATTGATGTGGACGAGCGTGAAAAACTGCATCGTCTGGCGGTGTCGGTGCAAAGCATCGACAAGCGGTTTCCCGGCATGGAAAAACCAATACTTCACAAATTCAGCCTCAACGTCGAGGCGGGCGAGAAAATCGCCATCATCGGCCCCAACGGTATCGGCAAGACCACGCTGCTGCGCTGTCTGGCCGGGGACCTGGCGCCCGATGCGGGAGAGGTGAAGTGGACAGAGAAGGCTCGCCCCGGTTACTTTGGCCAGGATCATGCCGCCGACTTCGAAACAGATATGTCGCTCACAGACTGGATGACGCAATGGCGGCGCCAGAGCGATGATGATCAGGCTGTGCGCAGCGTGCTTGGAAGACTGCTGTTTTCCGGCGATGAAGTAAGAAAATCGGTGACGGTAATTTCAGGAGGCGAGGAAGGGCGGATGTTGTTCGGTAAGCTCATGTTGCAAAAAAACAATGTGCTGCTCATGGACGAACCGACCAACCATCTCGACATGGAATCCATCGAATCCCTCAATGCCGCATTGGAAAAATATACGGGCACGTTGATCTTTGTCTCCCATGACCGTGAATTCGTATCCTCGCTGGCAACGCATATCATCGAAATGAAGCCGGATGGAATCAACGATTTCAAGGGCAGCTATGAAGATTATTTGAGGGGAAGTCAGGTCGCCGTACCAGACAACGCCGGCTCCCGGAGCGGTAACCCTGCATCCAAGGAAAAAATCCGCGCTTCATCCCGATGA
- a CDS encoding porin, protein MTMLFASAAFLPVSRIAHAKDYTVQTNGPTSPFSLSGYAEAYYDFDVNNLVGKKPSFLVSYSKNDQLALNLALIKGSYMTNNARANLAFAAGSYVTANYAAEPGFLKHVYLANVGIKLSSDKNLWLDAGILPSHIGFQSPIGKDNWTLTRSISAENTPYFETGARISYTSENEKWYLSAVVVDGWQRIQPVAGNTTPAFGTQITYKLSPRITLNSSTFIGNDKSDSARLMRYFHNFYGTLKLNDKLTAMVGFDIGTEQKHKNSSGMNTWFNPEIMLRYTPSAKTAIAARAEYYDDKHGVIIPSSTTKGFKILGLSINFDYKIANNILWRVEARTLRSNDNIFTRDDGSTSANSIFTTTSLAVSF, encoded by the coding sequence ATGACAATGCTTTTCGCATCCGCTGCTTTTCTGCCGGTAAGCAGGATAGCGCATGCAAAGGATTACACGGTCCAAACAAACGGCCCGACATCGCCGTTTTCTCTCAGCGGTTACGCGGAAGCCTACTATGACTTCGATGTCAATAATCTTGTCGGTAAAAAGCCGTCGTTTCTGGTCAGCTATAGCAAAAACGATCAGCTTGCACTAAATCTGGCTTTAATCAAGGGCTCGTATATGACAAACAATGCCCGGGCCAACCTCGCATTCGCCGCGGGTAGCTACGTGACTGCGAATTACGCAGCCGAACCCGGTTTTTTAAAACACGTCTACCTTGCAAATGTCGGCATAAAACTATCCTCAGATAAAAACCTGTGGCTGGATGCCGGCATTCTTCCCTCTCATATTGGTTTTCAAAGCCCGATAGGCAAGGATAATTGGACATTAACCAGAAGTATCAGCGCGGAAAATACGCCCTATTTCGAAACAGGCGCCAGAATCAGCTACACGTCGGAAAACGAAAAATGGTATTTGAGTGCGGTAGTTGTGGATGGGTGGCAGCGCATTCAACCTGTGGCGGGTAATACTACCCCCGCATTCGGTACACAAATCACTTATAAGCTTTCGCCAAGAATAACCTTGAATAGCAGTACATTTATCGGCAACGACAAATCTGACAGTGCCAGGCTCATGCGGTATTTCCACAATTTTTATGGAACCTTAAAACTGAATGACAAGCTTACCGCGATGGTCGGCTTTGATATCGGTACCGAGCAGAAGCACAAGAACTCTTCCGGTATGAATACATGGTTCAATCCAGAGATCATGCTGAGATATACCCCTTCGGCAAAAACCGCTATTGCGGCCAGAGCGGAATACTATGATGACAAGCATGGCGTAATCATCCCATCCAGCACAACCAAAGGTTTTAAAATACTGGGCCTCTCGATCAATTTTGATTACAAAATAGCCAATAACATATTATGGCGCGTCGAGGCCAGGACATTGCGCAGCAATGACAACATTTTTACCAGGGATGACGGTAGCACGTCAGCCAACAGCATATTTACGACAACATCGCTGGCGGTCAGCTTCTGA
- a CDS encoding acetyl-CoA carboxylase carboxyltransferase subunit alpha — protein sequence MKITFLDFEQSIAELEAKIEELRFAQDDSAVDISAEILRLQKKSQSLTNSIYAKLTPWQISQVARHPQRPNTLDYIQHLFTDFEELHGDRSFADDYAIIGGLARFNGQSVMVIGQQKGRDTKEKIHRNFGMPQPEGYRKALRLMRLAEKFSVPLITFIDTPGASPGIGAEERGQSEAIGRNLFVLAELKVPVICTVIGEGGSGGALAVAVGDVVQMLQYATYSVISPEGCASILWKSADKAPEAAEIMGITAHRLKTLGLIDKIISEPPGGAHRDYLATMQSARKSLQESLKELQGYSTELLLEKRFERLMGYGKFKEVKIK from the coding sequence ATGAAAATTACTTTCCTGGATTTCGAGCAGTCCATTGCTGAGCTTGAAGCAAAAATTGAAGAACTGCGTTTTGCACAGGACGATTCAGCGGTGGATATCTCGGCTGAAATCCTGCGTCTGCAGAAAAAGAGTCAATCGCTGACCAACAGCATCTATGCGAAGCTTACACCTTGGCAGATTTCACAGGTCGCGCGGCATCCACAGCGTCCTAATACGCTTGACTATATCCAGCATCTATTCACCGATTTCGAAGAGCTTCACGGAGACCGGAGTTTTGCCGATGACTACGCCATCATCGGCGGATTAGCACGGTTTAATGGGCAATCGGTAATGGTTATCGGACAGCAAAAAGGACGTGACACCAAGGAAAAAATTCATCGCAACTTCGGCATGCCCCAGCCTGAAGGCTATCGCAAGGCATTGCGCCTGATGCGCCTGGCGGAAAAATTCAGTGTGCCTTTAATCACCTTCATCGATACGCCGGGTGCGTCACCAGGCATTGGTGCGGAAGAGCGCGGCCAGTCAGAGGCTATTGGACGAAATCTTTTTGTACTGGCGGAACTGAAAGTACCGGTGATCTGCACGGTTATCGGCGAGGGCGGTTCTGGCGGGGCGCTGGCAGTGGCGGTGGGGGATGTGGTGCAGATGCTGCAATATGCAACATACTCCGTCATCTCTCCTGAAGGTTGCGCCTCCATTTTATGGAAGAGCGCGGACAAGGCGCCGGAAGCTGCCGAGATCATGGGCATTACCGCTCATCGCCTCAAAACCCTGGGGTTGATTGACAAGATCATCAGTGAGCCGCCAGGCGGAGCGCATCGCGATTATCTGGCTACCATGCAGTCCGCCAGAAAATCATTGCAGGAATCGCTCAAGGAGTTACAAGGCTACTCCACGGAATTATTGCTGGAGAAACGTTTTGAGCGGCTGATGGGATATGGCAAATTCAAGGAAGTCAAAATCAAATAG